A single window of Rubripirellula lacrimiformis DNA harbors:
- a CDS encoding arylsulfatase: MKFKSIYLSAFALALGLSLSADAQDKPNILVIWGDDIGTENISHYNRGMMGYQTPNIDRVAKEGIFFTDYYGQQSCTAGRAAFISGCVPVRSGMTKVGLPGAKEGWQKTDVTMATVMKSLGYSTGQFGKNHQGDRDEHLPTQHGFDEFLGNLYHLNAEEEPENEDYPADMKMADGRTFLEAFGPRGVIKASADGKIEDTGPLTKKRMETIDEETVAAAKDFITRQHKAGKPFFCWWNGTRMHFRTHVKKEHRHKGNDEYTDGMIEHDLQVGELLDLLDELGIADNTIVQYSTDNGPHYNTWPDAGTTPFRSEKNSNWEGAYRVPCYVRWPGKFPAGTVVNGIVAHEDWLPTFAAIGGSTDIKDKLLKGTELNGRSYKNHIDGHNQLDYLTGKSKVSPRKEFMYVNDDGQIVAIRYEDWKAVFLENRGMAFEVWREPFTELRVPLLFNLRRDPFEKAQHNATTYNDWFLSRVFVLAPMQQFAGKFLMSMKEFPPSQTPGSFNLEKIQKQIETSMGGR, translated from the coding sequence ATGAAGTTTAAATCCATCTACCTAAGTGCCTTTGCACTGGCACTGGGGCTAAGCCTCTCTGCCGATGCACAGGACAAGCCGAACATCCTGGTCATCTGGGGTGACGATATCGGCACCGAAAACATCAGCCACTACAACCGCGGAATGATGGGCTACCAGACGCCCAACATCGATCGCGTTGCTAAAGAAGGCATCTTCTTTACAGACTACTACGGTCAACAGTCCTGTACCGCTGGTCGCGCCGCATTCATCAGCGGATGCGTTCCCGTTCGCAGCGGGATGACCAAGGTCGGACTCCCCGGCGCCAAAGAAGGTTGGCAAAAAACTGACGTCACGATGGCGACCGTGATGAAAAGCCTGGGCTATTCCACTGGCCAGTTCGGCAAGAACCATCAAGGCGACCGCGATGAACACCTGCCGACTCAGCATGGTTTTGATGAGTTCCTAGGCAACCTGTATCACCTCAACGCCGAAGAAGAACCCGAAAACGAAGACTATCCCGCCGACATGAAGATGGCCGACGGCCGAACCTTCTTGGAAGCCTTTGGCCCGCGTGGCGTGATCAAAGCCAGTGCCGATGGAAAAATCGAAGACACCGGACCGCTGACCAAAAAGCGGATGGAAACGATCGACGAAGAAACCGTTGCCGCGGCCAAGGACTTCATCACCCGTCAACACAAAGCTGGCAAGCCATTCTTCTGCTGGTGGAACGGCACCCGAATGCACTTCCGCACTCACGTCAAAAAAGAGCACCGTCACAAGGGCAACGACGAATACACCGACGGCATGATTGAACATGACCTTCAAGTCGGCGAGTTGTTGGACCTGCTGGACGAACTAGGCATCGCTGACAACACGATCGTCCAGTACTCGACCGACAACGGTCCTCACTACAACACCTGGCCCGACGCTGGCACGACTCCGTTCCGCAGCGAAAAGAACTCCAACTGGGAAGGCGCTTACCGCGTTCCTTGTTACGTCCGATGGCCTGGGAAGTTCCCCGCTGGAACCGTCGTCAATGGTATCGTTGCTCACGAAGACTGGTTGCCAACGTTCGCTGCCATCGGCGGTTCGACGGACATCAAGGACAAATTGCTCAAGGGCACCGAACTCAATGGCCGTTCGTACAAGAACCACATCGACGGACATAACCAACTGGATTACCTGACCGGCAAGTCCAAAGTGTCGCCTCGCAAAGAATTCATGTACGTCAATGACGACGGTCAAATCGTGGCAATTCGCTACGAAGACTGGAAGGCCGTCTTCCTTGAAAACCGCGGCATGGCGTTCGAAGTCTGGCGCGAACCTTTCACCGAACTTCGTGTTCCCTTGCTATTCAACCTGCGTCGCGATCCTTTCGAAAAGGCCCAGCACAACGCCACGACCTACAACGACTGGTTCTTGTCACGAGTCTTCGTCTTGGCTCCGATGCAACAGTTTGCCGGCAAATTCCTGATGTCGATGAAGGAATTCCCACCGAGCCAAACACCGGGTTCGTTCAATCTGGAAAAGATCCAAAAACAGATCGAAACCAGCATGGGCGGTCGATAG
- a CDS encoding arylsulfatase: MNPVLKLAFLCAFAIPLPNNACDGQDTTVGSKPNVLVIITDDQGYGEFSCHGNPILQTPHLDRLQAESMRLTDFHVAPMCTPTRGQLMTGIDAVRNGATNVSSGRTLLRPQFPTMGQLFADSGYSSGLFGKWHLGDTSPYRPQDRGFNESVWFPSSHIGSVPDAWANDYFDDTYIHNGNRTTYSGYTTDVLFRESMNWMQQESDAGRPFFCYLATAAAHQPHYVPNQYLPPIQQALDKVRSTLPKLKPEAEEQLVRFLAMCANIDDNMGRLESFLIDRGLRDNTLVVFLTDNGSTFGPKYFNANMTGGKTTLWEGGHRVPCFVRWPAGGLKQPGDVAGLTQVQDLLPTFVELLGLKTPPQTQFDGISLARVLRHEADVPQERMLVINYSRMPFKATSTMPNNNAVVRRQRSGVLWKHWRLIEDTALYNLESDPLQQRNVIDEHPDVVSAMRSHLDTWWDGVKDLANQFEPSVIGHESQNPVLLTACEWADVFIDQQSQVRRGDRKNGQWHLQVASAGRYAFTLNRWPDDSGLGLRDGVDQMKVADGILSEGPAWPVHTARLQIGDQQQTAAVTDDASTVTFEMTLAAGPTTLQTWLDDENGKPICGAYYVNVQRLAPIDP, encoded by the coding sequence ATGAATCCTGTGCTGAAGCTCGCATTTCTGTGTGCGTTTGCGATACCACTGCCAAACAACGCTTGTGATGGCCAAGACACGACCGTGGGATCCAAACCGAACGTCTTGGTGATCATCACCGACGACCAGGGGTACGGAGAATTTTCGTGCCACGGGAACCCGATCCTGCAAACACCCCACTTGGATCGGCTTCAAGCGGAAAGCATGCGGCTGACAGACTTTCACGTCGCTCCGATGTGCACGCCAACGCGTGGTCAGCTGATGACGGGAATCGACGCAGTTCGCAACGGCGCTACCAATGTCAGCAGCGGTCGAACACTGCTGCGGCCTCAGTTCCCCACGATGGGACAACTGTTTGCCGATTCAGGGTACAGCTCGGGACTGTTCGGCAAGTGGCACCTCGGCGACACCTCCCCCTACCGCCCACAGGACCGCGGTTTCAACGAAAGCGTTTGGTTCCCATCGTCACACATCGGATCGGTCCCCGATGCTTGGGCCAACGACTACTTCGACGACACCTACATCCATAACGGTAACCGCACGACCTATTCCGGTTACACCACCGACGTGCTGTTTCGCGAATCGATGAACTGGATGCAACAGGAATCAGACGCGGGACGACCGTTCTTCTGTTACCTGGCCACTGCGGCGGCGCATCAACCACACTATGTCCCCAACCAATATCTTCCGCCGATTCAACAGGCGTTGGACAAAGTTCGTTCCACATTGCCCAAACTGAAACCGGAGGCCGAGGAACAACTGGTTCGCTTCCTAGCCATGTGCGCAAACATTGACGACAACATGGGCCGACTGGAATCGTTCTTGATCGATCGCGGACTGCGAGACAACACGCTTGTCGTTTTCTTGACGGACAACGGAAGCACGTTTGGCCCCAAGTACTTCAACGCCAACATGACCGGCGGAAAAACCACGCTTTGGGAAGGCGGTCACCGTGTGCCCTGCTTCGTTCGCTGGCCCGCCGGTGGGCTGAAGCAACCTGGCGATGTGGCGGGCCTGACCCAAGTCCAAGACTTGCTGCCAACCTTCGTCGAACTGCTGGGACTGAAGACACCGCCGCAGACGCAATTCGATGGCATCAGTCTGGCCCGGGTCCTTCGTCACGAAGCCGATGTCCCCCAAGAACGAATGCTGGTCATCAACTATAGCCGGATGCCGTTCAAGGCGACGTCGACGATGCCCAACAACAACGCGGTCGTGCGCCGTCAACGATCCGGAGTACTGTGGAAACATTGGCGATTGATCGAGGATACGGCACTCTACAACTTAGAATCCGATCCGCTGCAGCAACGCAATGTGATCGACGAACACCCCGATGTCGTATCCGCGATGCGTTCGCACCTGGACACTTGGTGGGATGGAGTGAAAGATCTCGCGAACCAGTTCGAACCTTCGGTCATCGGGCATGAATCCCAGAACCCAGTTTTGTTAACCGCATGTGAATGGGCCGACGTGTTCATCGACCAACAGAGCCAGGTGCGACGCGGCGATCGCAAAAACGGGCAATGGCATCTCCAAGTTGCCAGCGCTGGCCGCTACGCATTCACACTAAACCGATGGCCTGATGATTCGGGCCTGGGCCTACGCGACGGTGTTGACCAGATGAAAGTCGCCGACGGCATTCTGAGCGAAGGTCCCGCGTGGCCCGTCCACACTGCACGCCTGCAAATCGGTGACCAACAGCAGACGGCTGCGGTCACCGACGATGCGTCCACCGTCACCTTCGAAATGACGCTGGCGGCCGGGCCCACGACCCTCCAAACCTGGCTTGACGACGAAAACGGCAAACCGATCTGCGGAGCCTACTACGTCAATGTCCAGCGACTGGCCCCCATCGATCCATAA
- a CDS encoding serine hydrolase domain-containing protein, which yields MHARLPNSFGSTALLLVWILTNPTSILAIAPPPPTTATTIATSDEAFAHAWQSIDPIVADAIEAGKMPGVVVAIGSSDRPFFQKAYGQKQLAPEPLPMTTDTVFDLASLTKPIATATSIMRMVDEGRIQLDDRVASYLPEFAVHGKQDVTIQQLLLHVGGLIPDNSMKDYNDGIEASIQNFLSLKLNYPPGTRFRYSDVGFEVLAELIHRQTGKTVHQYSQQSIFEPLGMHETGYLPAPKLRDRAAPTEQREGHWMKGEVHDPRAYALGGVAGHAGLFSTASDLSIYAAMMLGRGTLAKDRLGPGTMPSDGKPADQTILKPETFARMTAPYEVPGGIRGLGWDKQSGYSSNRGKTMTKSAFGHGGFTGTAMWIDPDLDLYVIFLSNRVHPDGKGSVNAVAGQIATIAADAVIAHRAATDAAN from the coding sequence ATGCACGCACGTCTGCCGAACTCATTTGGATCCACCGCACTTCTGCTCGTTTGGATACTGACCAATCCAACATCGATTCTGGCCATCGCCCCCCCGCCACCTACCACCGCAACCACGATCGCGACATCGGACGAAGCGTTTGCCCACGCTTGGCAATCGATCGACCCAATCGTCGCCGATGCCATCGAAGCCGGCAAAATGCCAGGCGTCGTGGTCGCCATCGGTTCCAGCGACCGTCCGTTTTTTCAAAAAGCGTATGGTCAAAAACAATTGGCACCGGAACCCTTGCCGATGACCACGGACACCGTCTTTGATTTGGCTTCGTTAACCAAACCCATCGCCACCGCTACCAGCATCATGCGGATGGTGGACGAAGGCAGGATCCAACTGGACGACCGCGTCGCAAGCTACCTGCCCGAATTTGCAGTGCATGGAAAACAGGATGTCACGATCCAACAACTGCTGCTGCATGTCGGTGGTTTGATTCCCGACAATTCGATGAAGGATTACAACGATGGCATCGAAGCATCGATCCAGAACTTTCTGAGTCTGAAACTGAATTACCCACCCGGAACGCGATTTCGGTACTCCGACGTGGGATTCGAAGTGCTGGCCGAACTGATCCACCGCCAAACCGGAAAGACGGTTCACCAGTATTCACAGCAGTCCATCTTTGAACCTTTGGGAATGCACGAAACCGGATACTTACCGGCCCCCAAACTTCGCGACCGCGCGGCGCCGACCGAGCAACGAGAAGGACATTGGATGAAAGGCGAAGTCCATGATCCGCGGGCCTACGCACTTGGCGGAGTCGCCGGACACGCGGGCCTGTTCAGCACCGCATCGGACCTGTCGATCTACGCGGCGATGATGTTGGGAAGGGGCACGTTGGCAAAGGATCGACTCGGCCCGGGGACCATGCCGAGCGACGGTAAACCAGCCGACCAAACGATCCTGAAACCGGAAACGTTCGCTCGGATGACCGCCCCCTACGAAGTCCCCGGTGGCATCCGCGGACTGGGCTGGGACAAACAATCCGGGTACTCGTCCAATCGCGGCAAAACGATGACCAAGTCGGCCTTTGGCCACGGCGGATTCACCGGCACCGCGATGTGGATCGATCCTGACCTGGACCTGTATGTGATCTTTCTTAGCAACCGAGTGCACCCCGATGGGAAAGGCAGCGTCAATGCGGTCGCTGGCCAGATCGCCACGATCGCCGCCGACGCTGTGATCGCGCACCGCGCCGCCACGGATGCGGCAAACTAG
- the dprA gene encoding DNA-processing protein DprA, whose amino-acid sequence MMESIEAGSAEERDLASDSESISAGAGPGCSSDSAIETLRLAMLPGIGPRTLTALLESFGDPASVFAAPDHQLASVHGVGPKVITAIRSAKDTIDVDAIAHWCRRERVEIVSDESDHYPRMLSDLPDAPPILFVDGQVIEEDEIAVAIVGTRHATVYGLKQAEHLAYSLSRAGVTVVSGLARGIDAAAHEGAMAGGGRTIAVLGSGHGQIYPKEHQGMAKAVAAHGAVISEYPPYAKPRAGMFPQRNRIIAGLALATLVVEAPDRSGALITARIAMEQNREVLAVPGPVTSRASRGCNQLIRDGAKLIQSVDDILEELGPMRSPVQTADGHQVRNAAELKLNELERKVLGAIDPESTPIDQVIQRSGLPAQRVIAIISVLEMRRLIRRLSGQYVSRI is encoded by the coding sequence ATGATGGAGTCAATCGAAGCGGGATCGGCCGAGGAACGGGATCTAGCGTCGGATTCAGAGTCGATATCGGCTGGGGCTGGGCCCGGTTGTTCTAGCGACAGTGCGATCGAAACGTTGCGGTTGGCGATGTTGCCCGGAATTGGCCCTCGTACTCTGACCGCTCTACTGGAATCGTTCGGGGATCCTGCGTCGGTTTTTGCCGCACCGGATCATCAACTGGCAAGCGTTCATGGGGTGGGGCCGAAGGTGATCACAGCGATCCGGTCGGCCAAAGACACCATTGATGTCGATGCGATCGCGCATTGGTGCCGCCGCGAACGGGTTGAAATTGTTTCCGACGAATCAGATCACTATCCACGCATGTTGTCCGATCTTCCCGACGCGCCTCCCATCTTGTTTGTGGATGGTCAGGTGATCGAAGAGGACGAGATCGCGGTTGCCATCGTGGGGACGCGGCATGCCACCGTCTATGGATTGAAACAGGCCGAACACTTGGCTTATTCGCTCTCGCGCGCCGGCGTGACCGTGGTCAGCGGATTGGCACGCGGGATTGATGCGGCTGCTCACGAAGGGGCGATGGCAGGCGGTGGGCGGACGATCGCGGTTCTGGGCAGCGGTCATGGGCAGATTTACCCCAAGGAACATCAGGGCATGGCCAAGGCCGTGGCCGCCCATGGGGCCGTCATCAGCGAGTATCCACCGTACGCCAAACCACGCGCAGGAATGTTTCCCCAGCGGAATCGGATCATCGCCGGTCTAGCGCTTGCGACTTTGGTCGTCGAAGCCCCGGATCGTTCGGGAGCGTTGATTACCGCGCGGATCGCGATGGAGCAGAACCGCGAGGTCTTGGCCGTGCCGGGACCCGTGACCAGCCGCGCGTCACGGGGATGCAATCAGTTGATCCGGGATGGTGCGAAACTGATTCAGTCGGTCGACGACATTCTGGAAGAACTGGGCCCGATGCGATCGCCGGTCCAGACCGCCGATGGGCACCAGGTGCGAAACGCGGCTGAGTTGAAACTGAATGAACTGGAACGAAAGGTATTGGGGGCGATCGATCCTGAAAGTACACCGATCGATCAGGTGATCCAGCGGAGTGGCTTGCCGGCTCAACGAGTCATCGCCATCATCAGCGTGCTTGAAATGAGACGACTGATCCGCCGTTTAAGCGGCCAGTATGTGTCGCGGATCTAG
- a CDS encoding PP2C family protein-serine/threonine phosphatase, translating to MNRDRERIDPDSMAGDIDLNAFGATHQGLVRENNQDQFLIAQLSKSMRVSATSMSFDQRLYGQPEGEVLLVADGMGGHAAGEKASSLAIETMVRRLLDSIHAGLPADDSDDTVFRKNLEELLKDAHSRILVESAHHADQRGMGTTLTMAYVIWPRLYVAHAGDSRCYLIRDGQAQPLTTDHTLARQMVDAGGLKPEDEAKSKWSNVLWNVLGGRVNGDLIAEVHRFDLKPGDAIVLCSDGLHRYVDADQLATIVNESESPEVACQRLIQIALDAGGEDNVTVIVSSPLRDDPSKSTWIDAYDTSVPDGGKSTASLGTADADGFSSGEVDSDDGPDPLADTMIE from the coding sequence TTGAACCGCGACCGTGAACGCATCGATCCAGATTCCATGGCCGGTGATATCGATTTGAATGCCTTCGGGGCAACGCACCAAGGTTTGGTTCGTGAAAACAACCAGGACCAGTTCCTGATTGCTCAGTTGAGCAAGTCGATGCGAGTGTCGGCAACCAGCATGTCGTTCGATCAACGGTTGTACGGCCAGCCCGAGGGCGAAGTGTTGTTGGTGGCCGATGGGATGGGAGGCCACGCGGCGGGCGAGAAGGCCAGCAGTTTGGCGATCGAGACGATGGTGCGCCGGTTGTTGGACAGCATCCATGCAGGTTTGCCAGCGGACGATTCCGACGACACGGTCTTCCGAAAAAATTTGGAAGAGTTGCTCAAAGACGCTCATTCGAGAATCTTGGTCGAATCGGCTCACCACGCCGATCAGCGTGGGATGGGAACCACTTTGACCATGGCGTACGTGATTTGGCCACGTCTGTATGTGGCTCACGCGGGCGACAGTCGATGCTATCTGATCCGCGATGGTCAGGCACAACCGTTGACGACGGACCATACGTTGGCGCGGCAAATGGTGGACGCTGGGGGGTTGAAGCCCGAAGACGAAGCCAAAAGCAAATGGAGCAACGTCCTATGGAATGTGTTGGGGGGACGAGTCAACGGGGACTTGATCGCCGAAGTGCATCGATTCGATTTGAAGCCCGGGGATGCGATCGTGCTGTGCAGCGATGGTCTGCACCGCTATGTCGATGCTGATCAACTCGCGACGATCGTCAACGAATCAGAGTCCCCCGAAGTTGCCTGTCAAAGGCTGATCCAAATCGCGCTGGACGCCGGTGGCGAAGACAACGTGACCGTCATCGTTTCGTCTCCGCTGCGTGATGATCCCAGCAAGTCGACTTGGATCGATGCTTACGATACGTCGGTGCCCGATGGGGGGAAGTCGACGGCCAGTCTGGGCACTGCGGATGCCGATGGTTTCAGCAGCGGTGAAGTCGATAGTGACGACGGTCCTGACCCACTCGCCGATACGATGATCGAATGA
- a CDS encoding DMT family transporter: MPGKTPPAPPLPVSPLPVPPPLDCEAMDSGEVGSRSAGRHPTGIVIGAVCGLVAAVLYTFANIALRGCVGIDPFLVSAVKAAPTVVCLAPVLVWMRFRGAAFATHTHMIPRFMLVALIGQFIGNAAFQVALGVIGLAASVPITLGVLIVGGGVLGKLILGEPVRKATLMAMGTLIVAVVILSLPSASETPRESSLQSPVWVGGLCAAASGAAYALFGVVIRQTLNGGVSAPLTMFISGVVGTVSLWSFTLLRIGIESLSGIDPGQWSMMVAAGVFNFSAFAALSYALKALPVVAVNLINASQVAMAALAGVILFAEPVTVPLVTGIVLTFGGLLILVSGRRQRSTP, from the coding sequence ATGCCTGGCAAGACGCCACCTGCGCCGCCGCTGCCCGTGTCACCGCTTCCTGTGCCACCGCCACTGGATTGCGAAGCGATGGACAGCGGTGAGGTCGGAAGTCGATCCGCTGGTCGTCATCCAACCGGCATCGTGATCGGTGCGGTTTGCGGATTGGTGGCAGCCGTGTTGTACACGTTCGCCAATATCGCGCTGCGAGGTTGCGTGGGGATCGATCCCTTCTTGGTCTCGGCGGTCAAAGCGGCTCCCACGGTCGTTTGTTTGGCGCCGGTTTTGGTGTGGATGCGTTTCCGCGGCGCGGCGTTTGCCACACATACACACATGATCCCGCGGTTCATGCTGGTGGCACTGATTGGGCAGTTCATTGGCAACGCTGCGTTCCAGGTCGCATTGGGGGTGATCGGGTTGGCGGCGTCGGTGCCGATCACATTGGGCGTCTTGATTGTCGGCGGCGGTGTGTTGGGAAAGCTGATCTTGGGCGAACCGGTGCGCAAGGCGACCCTGATGGCAATGGGGACATTGATCGTGGCAGTGGTGATCTTGTCGCTGCCCAGTGCTAGCGAGACGCCACGTGAATCGAGTTTGCAGTCGCCCGTCTGGGTCGGCGGCCTTTGCGCCGCGGCATCGGGGGCGGCCTACGCGTTGTTCGGCGTGGTCATTCGTCAAACGCTAAACGGGGGTGTCTCGGCTCCGTTGACGATGTTTATCAGTGGTGTCGTCGGCACGGTTTCGTTGTGGTCGTTCACTTTGCTGCGCATTGGGATCGAATCGCTATCGGGAATCGATCCAGGCCAGTGGAGCATGATGGTGGCGGCAGGCGTGTTCAACTTTTCGGCATTCGCGGCACTCTCTTATGCCTTGAAAGCGTTGCCAGTGGTGGCGGTCAATCTGATCAACGCATCCCAGGTTGCCATGGCGGCGCTGGCCGGTGTGATCCTGTTCGCCGAGCCCGTCACAGTGCCGTTGGTCACCGGCATCGTCCTAACGTTCGGTGGCCTTTTGATTTTGGTCAGCGGTCGTCGCCAGCGAAGCACCCCCTAG
- a CDS encoding NHL repeat-containing protein, translating into MSSSTHRRQFLKTAAIAAACAPAIITAKRSAAQDVIGSGEYQYRCEHMFPQLPAPFTWQITHNVAVDPDNRLYVIHEGDSKLADHPSIFVFDSEGTFIRAFGQQFQGGGHGLEIRVEDGTPFLYVSGYQQVKSIAKMTLEGELIWQSYAPMASGVYAKGEASNPARIWGRDRFMPTNFAFTPDGGFLVADGYGAFYVHRYDANGKWVSCFGGEGDGKGKFNTPHGIWIDSRDGGDEAIVVADRANNALQFFTMDGQYQKTVPGFGLPANIDTNGQLMLVPELVARVSLLDRHHNTVATIGDDRERVLADKEKSKGFTIRTDESRWEQGKFVHPHDACFDRDDNIYVAEWVSTGRVSKLTRV; encoded by the coding sequence ATGTCCTCATCCACCCATCGCCGACAGTTTTTGAAGACCGCTGCCATCGCTGCTGCTTGCGCGCCGGCGATCATCACCGCCAAACGATCCGCCGCTCAAGACGTGATCGGTTCGGGCGAATATCAATACCGGTGCGAACACATGTTCCCGCAACTGCCGGCCCCATTCACATGGCAGATCACGCACAACGTGGCAGTCGATCCGGACAACCGGCTGTACGTGATCCACGAAGGCGATTCGAAGCTAGCCGACCATCCGTCGATCTTTGTGTTTGATTCCGAGGGGACGTTCATCCGAGCGTTCGGTCAACAGTTCCAGGGTGGCGGCCACGGCCTGGAAATTCGCGTCGAAGACGGCACACCGTTTTTGTATGTCTCGGGTTACCAACAGGTCAAATCCATCGCCAAGATGACGCTGGAAGGTGAACTGATTTGGCAAAGCTATGCGCCGATGGCGTCGGGCGTCTATGCAAAGGGCGAAGCCAGCAACCCTGCACGAATTTGGGGCCGCGACCGATTCATGCCGACCAACTTTGCGTTCACGCCCGACGGTGGTTTTCTGGTCGCCGATGGCTACGGTGCCTTCTATGTGCACCGCTATGACGCCAACGGAAAATGGGTCTCCTGCTTTGGTGGCGAAGGCGACGGGAAAGGCAAATTCAATACGCCTCACGGCATCTGGATCGACTCGCGTGACGGTGGCGACGAAGCGATCGTTGTCGCCGACCGAGCCAACAATGCGCTGCAGTTCTTTACGATGGATGGCCAGTACCAAAAGACGGTCCCGGGATTCGGACTGCCCGCCAACATCGACACCAATGGGCAACTGATGCTGGTCCCCGAACTGGTGGCACGCGTCTCGCTTTTGGATCGACATCACAATACGGTCGCCACGATCGGCGACGACCGCGAACGAGTATTGGCCGACAAGGAAAAGTCCAAAGGCTTTACCATCCGCACCGACGAAAGCCGCTGGGAACAAGGCAAATTCGTTCACCCACACGACGCCTGCTTTGATCGCGACGACAACATCTATGTTGCCGAATGGGTTTCCACCGGTCGAGTCAGCAAACTGACGCGAGTCTAA
- a CDS encoding class I SAM-dependent methyltransferase, giving the protein MQSLADADPRFAFGLNWLAFLDTLDEERIDQAVRGLERMLGVDSLEGCRFLDIGSGSGLSSLAAYRMGADVVSMDYDADSVACTEELRRRYGDDGSRWKIAQGSVLDADWMSSLGVFDVVYSWGVLHHTGDMNAAIDLASRRVDDGGLYFIAIYHDQGGASRRWLKIKQFYHRLPRWAQPIWVTLVAAVYEAKFAIARLLRRENPLPLADWRAKKQDRGMSAWHDWVDWIGGLPFEVAKPDDIIVPLARRGYMLENLKTVGSGWGCNEYVFRRT; this is encoded by the coding sequence ATGCAATCACTGGCAGACGCCGATCCGCGTTTTGCGTTTGGCCTGAATTGGCTTGCGTTCCTGGACACGTTGGATGAGGAACGGATTGATCAAGCAGTGCGCGGGTTGGAACGCATGTTGGGTGTCGATTCGCTAGAGGGATGTCGGTTTCTGGATATCGGCAGCGGCAGCGGACTGTCGTCCTTGGCGGCCTATCGCATGGGAGCCGACGTGGTGTCGATGGACTACGATGCCGATTCGGTTGCCTGTACCGAAGAATTGCGACGACGATACGGCGACGATGGTTCGCGGTGGAAGATCGCCCAAGGGTCCGTGTTGGATGCCGATTGGATGTCGTCGCTGGGAGTCTTTGACGTCGTCTATTCCTGGGGTGTTCTGCACCATACCGGGGATATGAACGCGGCGATCGATTTGGCCAGTCGGCGTGTGGATGACGGAGGCTTGTACTTCATCGCGATCTATCACGACCAAGGTGGCGCCAGTCGCCGGTGGTTGAAGATCAAACAGTTCTACCATCGCCTGCCTCGCTGGGCCCAGCCAATTTGGGTGACCCTGGTCGCCGCTGTCTACGAAGCGAAATTTGCAATCGCCCGATTACTGCGGCGTGAAAATCCGTTGCCGTTGGCTGATTGGCGTGCCAAGAAACAGGACCGTGGCATGTCGGCCTGGCATGACTGGGTCGATTGGATCGGCGGGCTGCCATTCGAAGTTGCAAAGCCCGACGACATCATCGTTCCACTGGCCCGCCGCGGGTACATGCTAGAGAACCTGAAGACGGTCGGATCAGGATGGGGATGCAATGAGTATGTCTTTCGGCGAACGTGA
- a CDS encoding PH domain-containing protein, whose product MLDLLTSTNPREQRLNDRAPETTASPPNDRRPVVYESAIDRWVVALLLLTPLASLGLGLYAIVIGQPGDAAILFSTGALASLVSVAFALPCRYTVLDDAVSIRCGLICYQVPLADIVSAEPTSTLRSGPALSLRRVAIKTHKRTIIVSPKDRDAFITDILTTND is encoded by the coding sequence TTGCTTGACCTTCTGACATCCACCAACCCGCGAGAACAGCGATTGAACGATCGTGCCCCCGAAACGACCGCTTCGCCACCGAATGACCGCCGACCAGTCGTGTATGAATCGGCGATTGACCGATGGGTGGTAGCGTTGCTGCTGCTGACTCCGCTGGCATCGCTGGGGCTAGGCCTGTACGCGATCGTCATCGGCCAACCGGGCGACGCGGCGATCCTGTTTTCCACCGGCGCACTGGCGTCGCTAGTCTCGGTCGCCTTTGCGCTACCGTGCCGTTACACCGTCCTGGACGATGCTGTTTCAATTCGTTGCGGATTGATCTGTTATCAAGTCCCGCTAGCGGACATTGTTTCGGCCGAACCGACATCGACGCTGCGCAGTGGCCCGGCGCTTTCCCTTCGCCGTGTCGCCATCAAGACTCACAAGCGAACCATCATCGTTTCGCCCAAAGATCGCGACGCCTTCATCACAGACATCCTGACAACGAACGATTGA